The Xylanibacillus composti sequence GGTTTGTCTTCAGGTTGCGCCAGATCAGCTGACTAATGCTCATGCTGCACACCGCCCAGCACGCCTTGGGTTCGCATGATCGCTTCGTAGAAGGCTTGTCTCGTATCATCGCCGCGATGCAGCTGGGTGTATATCTGCCCGTCGCGGATGAAAATCACGCGGCTGCTGAAGCTGGCGGCTGTCATGTCATGCGTAACCATGACGATCGTGGCCTGCCGCTTGCGGTTGAGCTCGCTTAATTTATTCAGCAGATCGGATGCCGATTTGGAATCAAGCGCGCCGGTCGGCTCGTCCGCGAAGATGACGCTGGGCTGATGGATGAAGGCGCGAGCGGCGGAAGTGCGCTGCTTCTGACCGCCGGACAGCTCATTCGGGTACTTGTCCCGGAGCTCGTAGATGCCCAGCTCCTCGGCGAGTGCTTGAAACCACTGCTCGGCCTCGCGCCGCGAAAGGCTCGTAATGGACAAGGGCAGGAGAACATTCTCCTTCACGGTCAGAGTGTCAAGCAGGTGATAGTCCTGGAAGATGAACCCCAGGTGGTGTTTGCGAAAGGCCGCGATTTGTTTTTCCTTCATACGCGTCAGCTCTTGGCCTTCGATACGAACAGAGCCGCTGCTTGCTTTGTCTATGGAGGAAAGGACGTTGAGCAAGGTCGTCTTGCCGGAGCCGGACGGTCCCATGATACTGACGAATTCCCCTTGCTCAATTTGGAGGTCAATGCCCTTCAGGACCTCTTGCCGGTTCCATTTGTTGCCGTAGCTTTTATGAAGTTTCTGTGCCTCTACAATCGGCATTCTCTTCACTCCTTCTGATAGGTCTCCACTCATTATAGAAGGGAACACCGCTTCCGCTCCTGCGATTCACCGAACAAATGAAGAGAAGCATGTGACAATCATGTCACATGCTTTGGGTGGTGACGAATTCGTTTCGCTTGGGGAACGTCAACGTAAACGTTGTGCCCTCCCCCGGCGTGGAGGCCGCATCAATGGCGATGTGCAGCGATTGCGCGGCCTTTTTGGCCAAATACAAGCCCATGCCGGTTGCCGCCCCATTCTGATGCTCGGTGGTGGAGGTAAAGCCCTTGTCGAAAATACGAGGGAGATCCTTGGGATCAATGCCCATACCCGCATCGCGAATGAGGAGAACCGTATGCTGACGGCGCTGCTCGCTCAGGATGGTGATGTCTGCCTGTTCACTGTACTTTACTGCGTTGCTGAGCAGCTGGCGGAGAATGAATGACAGCCACTTCGCATCGCTGAGGACTTCCGTGACGGCAAGTTGAATGTCAAAGCCGAGGCCCTTCTGAATGCACCAGGCCTGCAGCGTCTTGATCTCTTGCACGACGATATCTTCCAGATTGACGGCATCGATGTACAGGTCATTTTCCATGAAAGGCAGCCGCTTCTGATGGAGCTGCTGATCCAGCAGGTGATGCAGACGGAGCCACTCGACGTGCAGCTGGGCCTTGACGGGATCATGCTGCATGCGGTCCATCATTAAGCGCATAGCTGTAAGCGGTGTTTTCACTTCATGGATCCAGGCGAGAAGCTCGTCCTTTTCCTGTTCCAGCAGCAATCGATTCATAGCGGCATCCTGCCTCAGCTGCTCAATCTCGCCCGTCAGGCTTTCCGCCACAATACGTTCGAGCGGGCTGCTCGCGTCCGCAATCGTCGTCATATCCAGGTTGTGCTCGCGTTGAAGCAGGCTCTTGTAGAAACGTGTTTCCTTGTAATAGCGAAAGACCAGAAAGATCACGAAAAGCAGAGTGGACAAAAAAGCAACATACAGCATCGACAACACGGGGATCATCGGGTCCACTGCTGCAATGAATAGTCCAAGCCCTTGCAGCGCGAGCATCATGACGATCCAGCTTCGTCGCTCCTTGAGATAGGCCCTAATCATGACGGAATGCCTCATCTTCCATCGCCATGTAGCCCTGGCCGACCTTCGTCTCGATATAACGGCCCAAATCCAACTCGTCTAATCTTTTTCTCAATCGGTTCACATTCACGGTCAAGGTGTTGTCGCTGATAAAGCGGCTGTCCTCCCATAGGCTTTCGATCAGCGTCTCTCTAGGGACAATGCGGTTTTTCTGCTCTAACAGACGCACCAGTATAAACATTTCGTTCTTCGTCAAAGTGATCGTATGCGAGCCCTTGGTGACGGTGTTCTTCTTGTAATCGATCATGGCGCCGCACCAGCTCCTCAGCTCAATCTGCTCGGTGTTGTACTGGTATACGCGCCGCAGCACTGCCTGGATCTTGGCAATCAGCACATCGAAATGGAAGGGCTTCTGGATGTAATCGTCAGCTCCCAGCTGCATCGACATAACCATGTCGGTCGGATGGTCGCGCGAAGACAAAAAGATAATCGGGACGCTCGAATGGGAGCGGATCAAGCGGCACCAATGGAAGCCGTCGAAGTAAGGCAATTGGATGTCAATCATGACGAGGTCCGGCTTGAGCGCAGTAAATTCCTGCAGCACCATGCGGAAATCCCGGATGCCATGAACCTCGTAGGACCAGCCGGTTAACCGCTCCTTGACTTCCTGGAACAGGGCGTAATCGTCTTCGATTATTAACAGCTTGAACATGAGCGTCACCACACAGCGTATAGAGTAGATGGAAGACAGGAAGCAGCGGCAAGCCGGAGCTTCAGATGCGAAAGCCCCGTTCTCCGCTGCGCCAAGCTGCATGCGATGAGTCTGACCGGTCGGACGAAAAGCGGCTTTATTCCACGTTCCAATTGGCGAGCATGCCGCGAGCCATTTCCCTATTGTCTTCCGTGCCGGTAATCAGGGCAAACATGCTTGCCCGGCTTCGTCTGTTGCAAAAGCTACAAGGAAATCCATGCCGGATTCGTTGATTTCCAGTTGCTCGGCACGCAGACGGAGGCCATGCTGTTCCGCTAGGGATAACAGGTGTTGCGCGCCGGATGGCATGGGGGATTCGGGTAATTTTGTCATAAAGAAAACATCCTCCTTTTCGAATAACACACAGACCATGATGCTGTCCGTGCACGAAATCGAACCGGAAGATGTCAGGTGAATCACGCATAAGGAATTCCTTGTTCAGGCTGAAACAGCCATTGCGACAAGGCCTTCATAGAAAGGGCAAGCCGCAGGACATTCCTGACGACTACCTCTATTCCGCAGCTTCATGCTGAACATGCGATGTGAATAAGCAGGCTTCCAAGCAAGGGCCTGGAAAGCGAGCCTGATCGATAGAAGAAGG is a genomic window containing:
- a CDS encoding sensor histidine kinase, with product MIRAYLKERRSWIVMMLALQGLGLFIAAVDPMIPVLSMLYVAFLSTLLFVIFLVFRYYKETRFYKSLLQREHNLDMTTIADASSPLERIVAESLTGEIEQLRQDAAMNRLLLEQEKDELLAWIHEVKTPLTAMRLMMDRMQHDPVKAQLHVEWLRLHHLLDQQLHQKRLPFMENDLYIDAVNLEDIVVQEIKTLQAWCIQKGLGFDIQLAVTEVLSDAKWLSFILRQLLSNAVKYSEQADITILSEQRRQHTVLLIRDAGMGIDPKDLPRIFDKGFTSTTEHQNGAATGMGLYLAKKAAQSLHIAIDAASTPGEGTTFTLTFPKRNEFVTTQSM
- a CDS encoding response regulator transcription factor, with the translated sequence MFKLLIIEDDYALFQEVKERLTGWSYEVHGIRDFRMVLQEFTALKPDLVMIDIQLPYFDGFHWCRLIRSHSSVPIIFLSSRDHPTDMVMSMQLGADDYIQKPFHFDVLIAKIQAVLRRVYQYNTEQIELRSWCGAMIDYKKNTVTKGSHTITLTKNEMFILVRLLEQKNRIVPRETLIESLWEDSRFISDNTLTVNVNRLRKRLDELDLGRYIETKVGQGYMAMEDEAFRHD
- a CDS encoding ABC transporter ATP-binding protein, which translates into the protein MPIVEAQKLHKSYGNKWNRQEVLKGIDLQIEQGEFVSIMGPSGSGKTTLLNVLSSIDKASSGSVRIEGQELTRMKEKQIAAFRKHHLGFIFQDYHLLDTLTVKENVLLPLSITSLSRREAEQWFQALAEELGIYELRDKYPNELSGGQKQRTSAARAFIHQPSVIFADEPTGALDSKSASDLLNKLSELNRKRQATIVMVTHDMTAASFSSRVIFIRDGQIYTQLHRGDDTRQAFYEAIMRTQGVLGGVQHEH